The following proteins are co-located in the Vigna unguiculata cultivar IT97K-499-35 chromosome 9, ASM411807v1, whole genome shotgun sequence genome:
- the LOC114163562 gene encoding uncharacterized protein LOC114163562, protein MVEAQRLSFIRANQKLIRYDILNGLQEAVNRGEIDPSLIGRRIVLPASFTGGTRYMFNNCQDAMAICKKIGYSDLFITITCNVNWSEIKEFVLAKGLSASDRPDIVCRVFKMKLDEMMTDFKKKDFFGKSIEEFQKRGLPHAHILLWLDGENKLKNSTDIDKVISAELPNADLYPKLEKVVSSYMIHGPCRPTRHNSPCMKEGRCSKFYPKKFTSSTSIDEEGYPCYKRLDNGRFVEKNGIKLDNRSVVPYNPPLLMRYQAHVNTEYCNKTNSIKYLFKYVNKGPDRATLKISNNSAQSEKSTIIDEIKRYYDCRYLSPCEAAWRIFAFDIHHRWPPVQRLTFHLPGQQSALFKDDDDINVVFNRYENANTMFLAWFEANKVYEEGKQLTYSEFPSKFVWFAKEKEWKPRKKGYNIGRLTYIPPGSGELYYLRILLTIQKGCIDYESIKTIDRKYYETYQEACYVLGLLADDKEYIDAIKEASLQIQTAELQKLCLLEIEEMLMSNGRSLKDYPSLPQLDLSDVHTFNNRFIIDELQYNKQDMAKEHDSLFKALNDEQIHVYQDIMTIVLSKKGGFFFLYGYGGTSKTFMWKTLSAGLRSKGMIVLNVASSGIASLLLPCGKIAHSTFCIPLLINDESTCNIAQGSLRAKLLMATSLIIWDEAPMMNRMCFEAFDRTLRDIIRNVDDANKDKPFGGKTVVLGGDFRQILPVIKKGSRFDIIKSAINYSELWNCCKVLKLSKNMRLSTTSNTEIANDIQEFADWILKIGDGKMDLNENGECMVEIPEQILITNTDLPLLALVELFYPQFVVNMLKPNYFDDGAISCPTNDSVEQVNDFMLSLIGGEEVTYLSSDTPCQSDEQDEVQSEWFTSEFLNDIKCSGIPNHKLKLKTCVPIMLLRNIDQVKGLCNGTRLQVNHLGKNGCLSNFKEDSFQYRYALQ, encoded by the exons ATGGTTGAAGCCCAAAGGTTGTCATTCATCAGAGCTAATCAGAAGTTAATTCGCTATGATATTCTTAATGGATTACAAGAAGCTGTTAATAGAGGAGAGATAGATCCTTCTTTAATTGGAAGACGTATTGTCTTGCCTGCTTCATTCACTGGTGGTACCAGATACATGTTCAACAATTGTCAAGATGCTATggcaatttgtaaaaaaattggataTTCAGATTTGTTCATTACTATAACATGCAATGTGAATTGGagtgaaataaaagaatttgtcTTAGCAAAAGGCTTATCAGCTTCGGATAGACCTGATATTGTATGTAGAGTGTTCAAAATGAAGCTGGATGAAATGATGacagattttaagaaaaaggaCTTCTTTGGAAAAAGCATTGAAG AATTCCAAAAAAGAGGTTTACCTCATGCACATATACTTTTATGGTTGGATGGAGAAAACAAATTGAAGAATTCAACTgatattgataaagtaatatCAGCTGAATTGCCAAATGCTGATTTGTACCCCAAATTGGAAAAAGTTGTCTCAAGTTACATGATTCATGGACCATGCAGACCTACAAGACATAATTCACCTTGCATGAAGGAAGGAAgatgttctaaattttatccaaaaaaattcacatcttCGACTTCAATTGATGAAGAAGGATATCCATGCTATAAAAGACTTGATAATGGTAGATTTGTTGAGAAGAATGGAATTAAGCTAGACAATAGAAGTGTTGTTCCTTACAATCCACCACTTCTAATGAGGTATCAAGCACACGTCAATACAGAGTATTGCAACAAGaccaattcaataaaatatttgttcaaatatgtgaACAAAGGTCCCGACAGAGCTACTCTTaaaataagcaacaactctgcacagtctgaaaaatcaaccattattgATGAGATCAAAAGGTATTACGATTGTAGGTATCTATCACCATGTGAAGCTGCTTGGAGAATATTTGCTTTTGACATCCATCACAGATGGCCTCCTGTTCAGAGATTGACATTTCATCTTCCTGGCCAACAATCAgctttgtttaaagatgatgatgatattaatgTGGTCTTCAACAGATACGAAAATGCTAACACAATgtttctagcttggtttgaGGCTAACAAAGTTTATGAGGAAGGAAAACAATTGACTTATTCAGAATTTCCAAGCAAATTTGTGTGGTTtgccaaagaaaaagaatggaaaccaaggaagaaaggCTACAACATTGGTAGACTTACTTATATTCCTCCTGGGTCTGGAGAACTTTATTATTTGAGGATATTACTGACCATTcaaaaaggttgtattgatTATGAAAGCATTAAGACAATTGATAGAAAGTATTATGAAACATACCAAGAAGCTTGCTATGTTTTGGGATTGTTGGCTGACGACAAagaatatattgatgcaatcaAAGAAGCAA GTCTTCAAATTCAGACTGCTGAATTACAAAAACTATGTCTACTGGAAATAGAGGAAATGCTAATGTCAAATGGTAGAAGTTTGAAAGATTATCCTTCATTACCTCAACTTGATCTTTCAGATGTACATACattcaataatagatttattattGATGAGCTGCAATATAATAAACAAGACATGGCGAAAGAACATGACAGTTTGTTTAAAGCACTGAATGATGAACAAATTCATGTATATCAGGATATCATGACAATAGTTCTTTCAAAGAAGGGAggattctttttcttatatggcTATGGTGGTACAAGTAAGACTTTTATGTGGAAGACATTGTCGGCTGGTCTAAGAAGCAAGGGCATGATTGTTTTGAACGTAGCATCAAGTGGAATTGCTTCTTTATTACTTCCTTGTGGAAAAATAGCACACTCTACCTTTTGCATCCCACTGTTAATTAATGATGAATCAACTTGCAACATAGCACAAGGTAGTCTTAGAGCAAAACTTCTTATGGCAACCAGTTTGATTAtctgggatgaagcaccaatgatGAATAGAATGTGCTTTGAGGCATTTGATAGAACACTAAGAGATATTATACGAAATGTTGATGATGCCAATAAAGACAAACCATTTGGTGGCAAAACAGTTGTGTTGGGAGGTGACTTTAGACAAATTCTACCAGTTATAAAAAAAGGATCTAGGTTTGATATCATAAAATCAGCAATCAACTATTCAGAGTTATGGAATTGTTGTAAAGTGCTAAAGTTATCCAAGAACATGAGATTAAGTACTACATCAAATACTGAAATAGCCAATGATATTCaagaatttgctgattggatattgAAGATTGGAGACGGGAAAATGGAtctaaatgagaatggtgagtgCATGGTTGAAATTCCAGAACAGATCCTGATTACAAACACAGATTTACCTTTATTGGCATTGGTTGAATTATTCTATCCTCAATTTGTGGTTAACATGTTGAAGcctaattattttgatgatggagcAATTTCGTGCCCAACAAATGATTCTGTAGAGCAAGTAAATGATTTCATGTTGTCTTTAATTGGTGGTGAAGAGGTGACTTATTTAAGTTCAGATACACCTTGCCAATCTGATGAACAAGATGAAGTGCAATCTGAATGGTTTACAtctgaatttttaaatgatatcaaatgttcagGGATACCAAATCATAAACTGAAGTTGAAAACATGTGTTCCAATTATGCTCTTGAGAAACATTGATCAAGTGAAAGGTCTATGCAATGGCACAAGATTGCAAGTCAACCATTTAGGCAAGAAT GGTtgcctttcaaatttcaaagaagacagTTTCCAATATCGTTATGCTTTGCAATGA